From Triticum urartu cultivar G1812 chromosome 2, Tu2.1, whole genome shotgun sequence, a single genomic window includes:
- the LOC125541398 gene encoding transcription factor UDT1-like gives MPRRPRASRGGSGGEEVKMEDFVESMLNLGGGGEGEESEEGEQLPAADATQYKSKNLDAERRRRGRLNTNILKLRAVVPNITKMSKESTLADAIGHIKKLQNQVLELQSQLADSPGEAWEKQGSASCSESLAPTDNIHYQGQVELIPLGSCKYNLKIFWTKRAGLFTKVLEALCNYNVQVLSLNTITYYGYAESFFCIEVKGEQDVVMVELRDLLSSIVEVPSI, from the exons CGCCCGAGGGCCTCccgcggcggcagcggcggcgaggAGGTGAAGATGGAGGACTTCGTGGAGTCGATGCTGAAcctgggcggcggcggcgagggcgaggAGAGCGAGGAGGGGGAGCAGCTGCCGGCGGCGGACGCCACGCAGTACAAGTCCAAGAACCTGGACGCCGAGCGCCGGAGGAGGGGCAGGCTCAACACCAACATCCTCAAGCTCAGGGCCGTCGTGCCCAACATCACAAAG ATGAGCAAGGAGTCCACCCTGGCCGACGCCATCGGTCACATCAAGAAGCTCCAGAACCAGGTCCTCGAGCTGCAGAGCCAGCTCGCCGACTCGCCCGGCGAGGCCTGGGAGAAGCAaggcagcgcctcctgctccgaaTCCCTCGCCCCCACCGACAACATCCATTATCAG GGTCAGGTGGAGCTGATACCTCTGGGGTCTTGTAAGTACAACCTCAAGATCTTCTGGACCAAAAGGGCAGGCCTCTTCACCAAGGTGCTGGAGGCACTCTGCAACTACAATGTGCAGGTGCTTAGCCTCAACACCATCACCTACTATGGCTATGCAGAGAGTTTCTTCTGCATTGAG GTTAAGGGTGAGCAGGATGTTGTGATGGTGGAGCTAAGGGACCTCCTGTCCAGTATTGTGGAGGTTCCAAGCATTTGA